A section of the Pseudomonas prosekii genome encodes:
- a CDS encoding DUF2868 domain-containing protein, whose product MTELNNLWLTETIRLREEHAGPLDDLEANRLARSAGGDLPTRIQRRALWLAERDGLTGALKHWLQGARLALVLMVVLALVSGAGLAFSALGNGSQPVNIFWALGTLLGLNLILMISWALGLVFAGEHGAALGRLWLWLSEKFARDAKAAQLPPALLLLLQRHKLNRWALGSLVNGLWLLIMLSTLSMLVLMMATRRYDFIWESTLFGADFFAALTDALAAVPHALGWSAPRVDMIRVTLDTDYNRELVRQSWAIWLVGAVLIYGVLPRLVLMLLCRWRWKRGRAALRLDPTLPGYAQLRERLMPTSERLGISDAAPEQLHRVESGVSALQSDGALLVAIELDEQRPWPPQLPKSVSNAGILDSRESRHKLLEQLSRFPPARLAIACDPRRSPDRGSLALIGELARNASATRVWLLQAPPGEALDAARLGDWHAALEQLDLPFADCAPMNWLETGHD is encoded by the coding sequence GTGACTGAACTGAATAACCTCTGGCTGACGGAAACCATTCGCTTGCGCGAAGAACACGCCGGCCCTCTCGACGATCTCGAAGCCAACCGATTGGCCCGCAGCGCGGGCGGCGACCTGCCGACGCGAATTCAGCGCCGCGCCTTGTGGCTGGCCGAGCGCGACGGCCTCACCGGCGCCCTCAAGCACTGGCTGCAAGGGGCGCGACTGGCGCTGGTGCTGATGGTCGTGCTGGCCCTCGTCAGCGGCGCCGGCCTGGCGTTTTCGGCGCTGGGCAACGGTTCACAACCGGTCAACATATTCTGGGCGCTGGGCACGCTGCTCGGTTTGAACCTGATCCTGATGATCAGTTGGGCGCTGGGTTTGGTGTTCGCCGGTGAACACGGCGCCGCGCTCGGCCGGTTGTGGTTGTGGCTCAGCGAAAAATTCGCCCGCGACGCCAAAGCCGCGCAACTGCCGCCGGCCCTGCTGCTGTTGCTGCAACGGCACAAACTCAATCGCTGGGCGCTGGGCTCGCTGGTCAATGGTTTGTGGCTGCTGATCATGCTCAGCACGTTGAGCATGCTGGTGCTGATGATGGCGACCCGGCGCTACGACTTCATCTGGGAAAGCACGCTGTTTGGCGCCGACTTTTTTGCCGCGCTCACCGACGCCCTCGCCGCCGTGCCGCACGCGCTGGGCTGGAGCGCGCCGCGGGTGGACATGATTCGCGTGACCCTCGACACCGATTACAACCGCGAACTGGTGCGTCAGAGCTGGGCTATCTGGCTGGTCGGCGCCGTGCTGATCTACGGCGTACTGCCACGACTGGTGCTGATGCTGCTGTGCCGCTGGCGCTGGAAACGCGGGCGCGCGGCGCTGCGTCTGGACCCGACCCTGCCGGGCTACGCGCAATTGCGCGAACGCCTGATGCCCACCAGCGAACGCCTGGGCATCAGCGACGCCGCGCCGGAGCAACTGCACCGCGTCGAAAGCGGCGTCAGTGCTTTGCAAAGTGATGGCGCGCTGCTGGTCGCCATCGAACTGGACGAGCAACGCCCATGGCCGCCGCAATTGCCGAAATCGGTGAGCAATGCCGGCATTCTCGACAGCCGCGAATCGCGACACAAACTCCTCGAACAATTGAGTCGGTTTCCCCCGGCGCGCCTGGCGATTGCCTGCGATCCACGGCGCTCGCCGGATCGCGGCAGCTTGGCGTTGATCGGCGAACTGGCGCGCAACGCCAGCGCCACCCGCGTCTGGCTGCTGCAAGCGCCGCCCGGCGAAGCGCTGGATGCCGCGCGCCTCGGCGACTGGCACGCAGCGCTGGAACAATTGGACTTGCCGTTCGCCGATTGCGCGCCGATGAATTGGCTGGAGACCGGTCATGACTAA
- a CDS encoding dihydrofolate reductase, translated as MTKSLPLSLIAALGENRVIGVDNSMPWHLPGDFKYFKATTLGKPIIMGRKTWDSLGRPLPGRLNIVVSRQADLLLEGAEVFSSLEAAVVRAEEWAKAQGVDELMLIGGAQLYAQGLAQADRLYLTRVALSPQGDAWFPEFDQQQWKLVSNVENPAVDDKPAYSFEVWEKA; from the coding sequence ATGACTAAATCACTTCCCCTCAGCCTGATCGCAGCCCTCGGTGAAAACCGCGTGATCGGCGTCGATAACAGCATGCCCTGGCACTTGCCGGGGGATTTCAAATACTTCAAGGCTACGACCCTCGGCAAGCCGATCATCATGGGTCGCAAGACCTGGGATTCGCTCGGGCGGCCGTTGCCGGGCCGGTTGAACATCGTGGTCAGCCGTCAGGCCGATCTGCTGCTGGAAGGCGCGGAGGTTTTTTCGTCGCTGGAAGCTGCGGTGGTTCGCGCCGAAGAGTGGGCGAAGGCGCAGGGCGTCGATGAGTTGATGCTGATTGGCGGCGCGCAGTTGTATGCGCAAGGTCTGGCGCAGGCCGATCGGCTGTACCTGACCCGCGTGGCGTTGAGCCCGCAGGGGGATGCGTGGTTTCCGGAGTTTGATCAGCAGCAATGGAAACTGGTGTCGAACGTCGAGAACCCGGCGGTGGATGACAAACCGGCGTACAGCTTTGAGGTGTGGGAGAAGGCCTGA
- a CDS encoding L-cystine transporter: MNLPLILNLLVFLALLFGLAQTRHTSWSLAKKVLLALALGVAFGVALHTIYGAGNPVLKASISWFDLVGNGYVQLLQMIVIPLVFASILSAVARLHNASSLGKISFLTIGTLLFTTAIAALIGIGLTNLFGLTAEGLVAGTQEMARLQIIQSDYAGKVADLSVPQLLLSFIPQNPFADLARAKPTSIISVVIFAAFLGVAALQLLKDDVEKGQKVINAIDTLQAWVMRLVRLVMKLTPYGVLALMTKVVAGSNLQDIIKLGSFVVVSYIGLGLMFVVHGLLVSAAGINPLRFFRKIWPVLTFPFTSRSSAASIPLSIEAQTTRLGIPQSIASFAASFGATIGQNGCAGLYPAMLAVMVAPTVGINPLDPLWIATLVAIVTLSSAGVAGVGGGATFAALIVLPAMGLPVSLVALLISVEPLIDMGRTALNVSGSITAGAITSQVMQQTDKQLLDADEHGALAHA, from the coding sequence ATGAATCTGCCACTGATTCTCAACTTGCTGGTGTTCCTCGCCCTGCTCTTTGGCTTGGCACAAACCCGTCACACCTCGTGGAGCCTGGCGAAAAAAGTCCTGCTCGCGCTGGCGCTCGGCGTCGCGTTCGGTGTGGCGCTGCACACGATTTATGGCGCCGGCAACCCGGTGCTCAAAGCCTCGATCAGTTGGTTCGATCTGGTCGGCAACGGTTACGTGCAGTTGCTGCAAATGATCGTGATCCCGCTGGTGTTCGCTTCCATCCTCAGCGCCGTGGCCCGTCTGCACAATGCTTCGTCGCTGGGCAAAATCAGTTTCCTGACCATCGGCACGCTGCTGTTCACCACCGCCATCGCGGCGCTGATCGGTATCGGTTTGACCAACCTGTTTGGCCTGACCGCTGAAGGCCTGGTCGCCGGTACCCAGGAAATGGCCCGCCTGCAAATCATTCAAAGCGATTACGCGGGCAAGGTCGCTGACCTGAGTGTGCCGCAGTTGCTGCTGTCATTCATCCCGCAGAATCCGTTCGCCGACCTCGCGCGGGCCAAGCCGACGTCGATCATCAGCGTGGTGATCTTCGCCGCGTTCCTCGGGGTCGCGGCGCTGCAATTGCTCAAGGATGACGTCGAAAAAGGTCAGAAAGTGATCAACGCCATCGACACCCTGCAAGCCTGGGTGATGCGTCTGGTGCGTCTGGTGATGAAGCTGACCCCGTACGGCGTGCTGGCGCTGATGACCAAAGTGGTCGCCGGTTCCAACCTGCAAGACATCATCAAGCTCGGCAGTTTTGTCGTGGTGTCGTACATCGGCCTGGGCCTGATGTTCGTGGTCCACGGTTTGCTGGTGTCGGCGGCCGGGATCAACCCGCTGCGCTTCTTCCGCAAGATCTGGCCGGTGCTGACGTTTCCGTTCACCAGCCGTTCCAGCGCGGCGAGCATTCCGCTGAGCATCGAAGCGCAGACCACGCGTCTGGGCATCCCGCAATCGATCGCCAGTTTCGCTGCCTCGTTTGGCGCCACGATTGGCCAGAACGGTTGTGCCGGTTTGTACCCGGCGATGTTGGCGGTGATGGTCGCGCCGACGGTTGGCATCAACCCGCTGGATCCGCTGTGGATCGCGACGCTGGTGGCGATTGTGACGCTGAGTTCGGCCGGTGTGGCGGGCGTGGGTGGCGGCGCGACGTTTGCCGCGTTGATCGTGCTGCCGGCGATGGGTCTGCCGGTGTCACTGGTGGCGTTGCTGATTTCGGTCGAGCCGCTGATCGACATGGGCCGCACGGCGTTGAACGTCAGCGGTTCGATCACCGCCGGGGCGATTACCAGCCAGGTGATGCAGCAAACTGATAAACAGCTGCTGGATGCGGATGAGCATGGGGCGTTGGCTCACGCTTAA
- a CDS encoding HAD family hydrolase, giving the protein MKFAPKMLAVALGLGLGLSLAAQVSATDLKHWPLDQAKALDAMIAANANKGNFAVFDMDNTSYRYDLEESLLPFMENKGLITRDTLDPSLKLIPFKDTAEHKESLFSYYYRLCEIDDMVCYPWVAQVFSGFTLKELKGYVDELMASGKPVPSTYYEGDVVKTIEVQPPKVFTGQAELYNKLMENGIEVYVMTAASEELVRMVAADPKYGYNVKPQNVIGVTTLLKDRKTGELTTARKQITAGKYDEKANLDLELTPYLWTPATWMAGKQAAILTYIDEWKKPILVGGDTPTSDGFMLFHGVDVAKGGIHLWINRKDKYMTQINGMMAKHAAAQAKEGLPVTADKNWVIVKPEEIQ; this is encoded by the coding sequence ATGAAGTTCGCACCGAAAATGCTGGCTGTCGCGCTGGGACTTGGTTTGGGCTTGAGCCTCGCCGCGCAGGTCTCCGCCACTGATCTGAAACACTGGCCGCTCGATCAGGCCAAGGCGCTGGACGCGATGATCGCGGCCAATGCCAACAAGGGTAACTTCGCGGTGTTCGACATGGACAACACCAGTTACCGCTACGACCTCGAAGAGTCGTTGCTGCCGTTCATGGAAAACAAGGGCCTGATCACCCGCGACACCCTCGACCCGTCGCTGAAACTGATCCCGTTCAAGGACACCGCCGAGCACAAGGAAAGCCTGTTCAGTTACTACTATCGCCTCTGCGAAATCGACGACATGGTTTGTTATCCGTGGGTCGCCCAGGTGTTTTCCGGCTTCACCCTCAAAGAGCTCAAGGGTTATGTCGATGAGCTGATGGCCTCCGGCAAACCGGTGCCGAGCACGTATTACGAGGGCGATGTGGTCAAGACCATCGAGGTCCAGCCACCGAAAGTCTTTACCGGCCAGGCCGAGCTGTACAACAAGTTGATGGAAAACGGCATCGAGGTTTACGTGATGACCGCCGCGTCCGAGGAACTGGTGCGCATGGTCGCGGCCGATCCGAAGTACGGCTACAACGTCAAACCGCAGAACGTCATCGGTGTGACCACACTGCTCAAGGACCGCAAGACCGGCGAACTGACCACCGCGCGCAAGCAGATCACCGCCGGCAAATATGACGAGAAAGCCAACCTCGATCTCGAATTGACCCCGTACCTGTGGACCCCGGCGACCTGGATGGCCGGCAAACAAGCGGCGATCCTGACTTACATCGACGAGTGGAAAAAACCGATTCTTGTCGGCGGCGATACACCGACCAGCGACGGTTTCATGTTGTTCCACGGCGTGGACGTGGCCAAGGGCGGCATCCATTTGTGGATCAACCGCAAGGACAAATACATGACCCAGATAAACGGCATGATGGCCAAACACGCGGCGGCGCAAGCGAAAGAAGGCTTGCCGGTGACGGCGGACAAAAACTGGGTGATCGTCAAACCGGAAGAGATTCAGTAA